A single window of Balaenoptera acutorostrata chromosome X, mBalAcu1.1, whole genome shotgun sequence DNA harbors:
- the LOC103016757 gene encoding melanoma-associated antigen B1-like, with the protein MPRGQKSKLRAREKRRQARRETQNLGGAQAPAAEIEESPPSPASVSQGTPPSSPGAGTRQEPQGAPATSSRAAGVSCPGSDVRAKGQVKARKNSSQASASDESSRRDPLTKKVGMLVEFLLERYQMKEPIIKADMLKLVNKRYKGKFPEILRRAAECLELAYGLELKEVKPSGDSYTLVSKLDLTDQGSCSSGGWFLKDGLLMPLLGAIFFNGNRASEEEIWEFLNVLGIYDGRWHLIFGDPRKFITKYLVQEKYLVYRQVRNSDPPRYEFLWGRRAWAETSKMKVLEFVAKVNGTVPSAFPLHYEEALRDEEERARARAAARAPTRVKASARSKVMSSSSSHPQ; encoded by the coding sequence ATGCCTCGGGGGCAGAAGAGTAAGCTCCGTGCCCGTGAGAAGCGCCGCCAGGCCCGGAGGGAGACCCAGAATCTCGGGGGTGCCCAGGCCCCTGCAGCAGAGATAGAAGAGTcgcccccctcccccgcttcTGTTTCTCAGGGTACTCCCCCGAGCTCCCCTGGTGCTGGCACTCGCCAGGAGCCTCAGGGAGCCCCAGCCACTAGCTCTCGTGCTGCAGGGGTTTCGTGCCCAGGATCTGATGTACGTGCCAAGGGCCAGGTTAAGGCCAGGAAAAATTCCTCCCAGGCCTCAGCCTCCGATGAGAGCTCTCGCAGAGATCCTCTAACGAAGAAGGTGGGAATGTTGGTAGAATTCCTGCTGGAGAGGTATCAAATGAAAGAGCCCATTATAAAGGCAGACATGCTGAAGCTTGTGAACAAAAGGTACAAGGGGAAGTTCCCTGAAATCCTCAGGAGAGCTGCTGAATGCCTGGAGCTGGCCTATGGTCTTGAATTGAAGGAAGTCAAGCCGAGTGGTGATTCCTATACCCTTGTCAGCAAGCTAGATCTCACCGATCAGGGGAGTTGCAGCAGTGGCGGGTGGTTTCTGAAGGATGGGCTCCTGATGCCTCTCCTGGGTGCGATCTTCTTTAATGGCAACCGCGCCTCTGAGGAGGAGATCTGGGAATTCCTGAATGTTTTGGGTATTTATGATGGAAGGTGGCACTTAATCTTTGGGGACCCCAGGAAGTTTATCACAAAATATTTGGTGCAGGAAAAGTACCTGGTGTATCGTCAGGTGCGCAACAGCGATCCCCCACGCTATGAGTTCCTGTGGGGCCGGAGAGCCTGGGCTGAAACCAGCAAGATGAAAGTCCTGGAGTTTGTGGCCAAGGTCAATGGTACCGTCCCCAGTGCCTTTCCACTCCATTATGAAGAGGCTTTGAGAGATGAGGAAGAGAGAGCCCGAGCCAGAGCTGCAGCCAGGGCTCCTACTCGTGTCAAGGCCAGTGCGCGTTCCAAGGTCATGTCTAGCAGTTCCTCCCACCCTCAGTGA